Proteins found in one Triticum urartu cultivar G1812 chromosome 4, Tu2.1, whole genome shotgun sequence genomic segment:
- the LOC125550974 gene encoding NDR1/HIN1-like protein 1: MGKDCGNHGEDDIRRTCRRFLAFLFFLALIVAVIALIVYLVLRPTHPRFYLQDASLRQLDVLTANASAAAGVLSTVLQVTVASRNPNDRVGVYYDRLDVYASYKYQQITLPSALPPVYQGHGDVEVWSPVLSGPNVPFAPYLADALAKDVQAGYLILQVKIDGRVRWKVGSWISGHYHIFATCPAFLVGAGGNGAPGASGLRFQTATYCHVEV, translated from the coding sequence ATGGGCAAGGACTGCGGCAACCACGGCGAGGACGACATCCGGCGCACGTGCCGGCGCTTCCTGGCCTTCCTATTCTTCCTGGCCCTCATCGTCGCCGTCATCGCCCTCATCGTCTACCTCGTCCTCCGCCCCACGCACCCGCGCTTCTACCTCCAGGACGCCTCGCTCCGGCAGCTGGACGTGCTCACCGCCAACGCCTCCGCCGCCGCGGGTGTGCTCTCCACCGTGCTCCAGGTCACCGTCGCCTCCCGCAACCCCAACGACCGCGTCGGCGTCTACTACGACCGCCTCGACGTCTACGCCTCCTACAAGTACCAGCAGATCACGCTGCCCTCCGCGCTCCCACCGGTGTACCAGGGCCACGGCGACGTCGAGGTGTGGTCGCCGGTGCTCTCCGGCCCGAACGTCCCCTTCGCGCCCTACCTCGCCGACGCGCTCGCCAAGGACGTCCAGGCCGGGTACCTCATCCTCCAGGTAAAGATCGACGGCCGCGTCCGGTGGAAGGTGGGCAGCTGGATCTCCGGCCACTACCACATCTTCGCGACCTGCCCCGCCTTCCTCGTCGGCGCCGGCGGCAACGGCGCGCCGGGGGCCAGCGGGCTCAGGTTCCAGACCGCCACCTACTGCCACGTCGAGGTCTAG